The genomic stretch AATTAAGAAATTGCAGTTGGGAAGATCTCAAGTTTGTGAGTATTTATGCTCCCAAACTACATTCACAAATcatatttgaaaaagagatgCATTTTGGGAGTTCTAGTTATTTTTGTCAGATAAGGGTTGTTGGAGATAGCCTGAAGGAATTTTATTACAACGGTTATCTAAATGCCGAATATTGCTTATATAATTCATTCTCACTAGAAAAGGCAAGAGATTGATACTAAATGGGAGGATACCCTTTTAGAACAAAGGGCTCTTCGCATGCTTAAACTTCTTGTAGGGCTCTCCAACGTAGAACAACTAACACTTGGCGGTCGCTCAACTTGGGTATGCCTGCCTTCTCTTTGTAAATTCAAAATTAACTCTAAATATTAACATATTGGTGAAAAAATTAAACCCTCGTTTGCATTGCTTGCATAAATGTGGAGTGATTTGGTGGTGAAATTGGAAAGGGTAAAGCTAATGTCATAGAAAGGAAAGTTATCATTCTATGTTTTAATGCCTTTAAAGTTTTGACACTTGTCACAAAAAAAGTTCCTGTAATTCTTTGCGAGCTTCAAATAACTATTATGTTGTAGATTTTGGTTTCTGTTCAATTTCAAAGAAGGTTTTAGTTTGGTGATTTAACCATTGGTTTGCCTTGTTTAGAATTCTTGTTTTTGTAATACAACCAAATGGGGTTAGTATCTGTATATCTTTTGGGAAACCATTGGATAAGTGCTACTCTCATGCTTTCTTTTTTGAATGATGAAAGTTCCTATATGTCGTTTATATTCCTATTCTTAGGCTGTGTACTATTGATATTAAACACAAAATCCTTTTgcccatttaaaaaaagaaacagaaatttctttttattttgcttgGCAAAGACTTGAACcagtattttaattattatgcaTTTCTTTTCCTATGCTTAGGTTCTGACGGATGCAGAAGGACACCTCCCTCATATGCCTATGTTCAATAACCTGATGGATTTGATAATCGTTGAAGATGTTTGTCTTAATTGTCTTAAGATATTGCAAAAAACTCCTTGTCTTAGGACTCTTAATTTTTCTGGGGTAATTTCACTTGAACTACATCATTTATTATCTTGTGTATGTTTCATCTTATTGCTTATTTAACTTGATcgataaattatttatgttgcAATGATCATTTAGGGGTTAGTCTGGTGCCGGATAGGGGAAATGATGATTGGATATTGAACCCATGTTTCTTGTCCCATCTCAAGTGGATTAAAGTTTGTAATTATGATGGAGAAGATGAGTATGAGCTTCCTGCAGTGAAGTTTATTCTCAAGAATGCAGTTGTCTTGGATGAAATaattataacttttaaaaagtattttaaagtGAATTTAGAAATGCAATTGAAGGTTGCTAAACAGTTGTTAGAGCTCCCTAGAGGATCACAAAACTGTAAAATCATTTTCGAATGAGCTTTTCTTGAGCAAGCAATCTAGACAAAAAGCCATTAAATTTCTGCCAAGGTGGGAAATTGGTGAAAACAGAGGAATCCATCGCAGGCCATATgaggtgggaaaaaaaaaaaaaaaaattgacacttAGAGGATTTCTCTACGTGAATCAACATAGCCCAACAAATCAATTGCCAATAGAAACACAGCAAAATGTCCAAGGTCAATAAAAACCAATACATCACAAGCTCAAAACTGCAGCATCCTGAGACTCCCCCTCAAACGAAGGACAACTCTCTCGCAGAGTCCTTCCCCCTTTTTCTATTCACTCCAAAATCTGAAAGAGAATGCACGAATTATGCTCAAACTTCAACCCAACAAAATCCAAGCACCCAATTACGTACTACATAATTAATCTCTAAATACAGTGGGTACTtccataatcaaatcaaagcTTAAGAAAATCCTACTCCAGTCAACTTTTCTCAAGGACCGAAAGTTTTCATGGCTTCTCCTATGAAAGTATCCATGTCATCAAGAAGTAAACAAGAAACTTTTTTGAGTATTCCTATTGAGCTGTTAAAATCAAAGTTGACTGGAGTAGGATTTTCTTAAgctttgatttgattatggaAGTACCCACTGTTTTTAGGACTACTCCAGCAGCCTTCAATCAAAGAGCTTTCAAGAGAGATTCCAAATTCGACTCAGCACCCTTCGCCATAATTCTAGCACGAATTTCCCACCTTATACACAATGGATTCCTCTGTTTTCACGAATTTCCCACCTTAGCAGAAATTTAATAGCTTTTTTCTAGATTGCTTTCTCAAGAAAAGGTCATTCCAAAatgattttacaattttgtgATCCTCTAGGGAGTGCTAACAACTGTTTAGCAACCTTCAACTGCGcttccaaatttacttcatAATACTTTGTAATAGTTATAATTATTTCATCCAAGACAACTGCATTCTTGAGCAAAAACTTCACCGCAGAAAGCTCttcctcattttcttcttttaaataaCTTACTTTAATCCACTTGAGATGGGACAAGAAACATGGAGGCACTGGGTCCCATATCCAATCAAACCATTCAGTAATCCCCTAAATGATCATTGCAACATAAATAATTTACCGATCAAGTTAAATAAGCAGTAAGATGAAACATACACAAGATAATAAACAATGTAGTTCAGGTGAGATTACCGTAGAAAAATTAAGAGTCCTAAGAAAAGGAGCGTTTTGCAATATCTTCACTAGTTATGGACAGTCAAGACAAACAACTTCATCGATTATCAAATCATCAGACTATTGAACATAGGCAAATGAGGGAGCTGTCCTGCTGCATACATCATATGCTAAGcataggaaaagaaataaataataattaaaatactggttcaactattaaaaatataaagaagtttctgttttttttttaaatggctaaAAGTATTGTGTGTTTAATATCAATAACACAAAGGAGTAGGAATACAAACGACATATAGGAACTTTCATCATCCAATGGTTTCCCAAAAGATCTACAGATACTAATCCTATTTGGTTGtattacaaaaacaataattctCATACAACGCAAACAAATGGTTAATCACCAAACACAAACCCTCTTTGAAATTGAAGAGAAACCAAAATCTACAACATAATATTTATTTGAGGCTTAACGTCTGTCAACTTAAAAGGCATTAAAACATAGAATGACAACTTTCCTTTATATGACGTTAGCTTTACCCTTTCCAATTTTACCACTAAACCACTCCACATTTATGCAAGCAATGcaagtaaattttgaatttacaaAGAGAGAAGACGGGCATACCTCAATCGTGTAAGAGCTGAGGGTTAGTTGTTCTACGTTGGAGAGCCCTATAAGAAGTTTAATCATGCGAAGAGCAATTTGTTCTCTTCGTTCTGAAAGACTGACCCAGGTTGTATGAATATATGCCTCTTTCATATATGCCTCTTTCAGTGAGAATGACTTACATAAGCAATATTCGCCGGTCAGATTACCGATGTAACAAAATTTCTTCAGGCTATCTCCAACAATCGTTACCTGACAAAAATCACTAGGACTCCCAAAATCTCTATTTCTTGTATCGTTTTCAAATATGAACAATCTATGTAGCTTGGGAGCAGAAATACTAACAAACTTGAGATCACCCCAGCTGCAATTTCTTAATTTCAGCTCCTCAAGAACTGGCAGACCAGAAAAAAGCTTCCGGGTCAAGTACTCATTCAGAAATGTAACCCTTTGGATGCTCAAAATCTTTAGACTTGAGAAATAAATTGTAGTGGGAAGCTTGAGGACATACATCATATCAAGGTGCAAGCTTGTGAGTGTCTTACAATTAAATAAGCAATAAGGAAGTGGAACAAACCGCTCTATTTTTTCAAGATGAACATTCAACTCCTGAACATTATGCCACCTTACTGCAGTAGAGATCCACGTATTAATACGAGAAGCATCTCCGAGCACATCACAAGAGAGAGATAATCGTTTGATAACGGATGAATCAAGAAGACAAAGCGCCCTCTCCACAAAATCCATCAAAAGATTTCTATTTGCAGGCTGTCTCCCAAAATTCAGATTGGGAATAGAAGCCCAAAGGTACTCCCACCTTCTAGAAAGTACGCTTGTCCTAACGGCATCTGTTGTTGGAAGAAACGAAAGGATGTGTCGAAGAACCTCATCCGGTAAGTTTCCCAAGCATTTGGGGTTCCCATTCGGTTTCTGCTTCTTTTGGGGTTTCTGAATAACACATGTTGTCTCCATAAACTTAGATGGTTCCCCTGAAACACACAATACTCTGTCAGATACAGAAACATCAATAAAAGGGTATAGAACTGAAATGGAAACTTTGTACAAACACATTAACACTCAAAGTTACAAACATGGCCTAATGCAAATTTTCGCTAATTATTTAAGGatagtaaaaaaaaaggttgtaaCTTGAATGATTACCGCTCATGCCAGTGGCGAAATCTAAACGACGTTGCTTCTCGTAGAAAGATGAGCGTTTGGGTAGGAGGGAGAAGCACAAAGTGAAAAGATTTGGAGGGGTCTGAGTCTCTGGTTCTTGGGGCAAAGGAAGCGGAGCAGACGCTCAAGAACCTAGAAAATTTATGGGTCTGAATCTCTGGTTCTTGGGCAGAGGAAGCGATAGCTGGAAGGCATGATGGAGGGAGTTTAACGGCTCAGATGGAGCACACGCGCAACGCATCGGTACAAAGTTGGGGGGTTTACTGTGGGTGCGGGAAGCGAACGGATAGGGAAGTGTATCAGCAGATTTTGGGCCTGGGGGTTCGTAAAATCACCAGAgactttgtgtttttttgttttttattttttttaaagagagatatttaggtatttgtataataaattattgagttaaccctccaaaatttttaaatttttaattttttttttcttcaaaaatttactctctGAGTTAAtataaatgacaataaaatttttgctatcaaaaatttttaatagcCGTTAGTTAAATTAAAACGCACTATTTcacttcattaaaatattaattttttattNNNNNNNNNNNNNNNNNNNNNNNNNNNNNNNNNNNNNNNNNNNNNNNNNNNNNNNNNNNNNNNNNNNNNNNNNNNNNNNNNNNNNNNNNNNNNNNNNNNNCTGAATTTTTTAGGATAGCTATGACTAATTCGCTTTTTGGGCTTGCAATTGGCGGCGCAATTGTAAGTTTCATCCACCATTTTTGGGTCATAAATTTTATCATGCACAAGTAAAAACCTGCAAAAATACATACTTCATGATATAGCTCCTCAATTATTGGAGAATTTTTCAAATGTATACAACCTTCCActctttttttaaatcaaattttcaattctcCTGCTCCTGCAGCTTCATCAAGTTCGGAGAAATAAGAAAGTAGGATGGGAGGTGAAGATTTGCAAAATGCAAGGGCATTGGCATGCTCATCAAAGAGAGTAATGATGAGCAATCCCATCATCACCACCATGAGTCTTCTAACACATGATTTTGCAGCCATTGTTTTTCTTACactttagaaacttttttagtttaaagTTTAATTCAAAAAGATAACAAAGGCAAACATTTATATGCAATTGAATGCTTAGACCCTTgcaaaaaagataatttattatatGAATTAACTTATTcttaaagtaattttatttaaaaaattgttgttaaatAGTTTAATAGTTCTTGTTTTTATAAGTATGGTCTTTCTTCAATAAAGTGACTTTTGGTTAGAGCAAAATGTTTTAAGATAATATTTAAGTTAACATGTGACTTCTATCAAAACTAAAGTAATAGTTGTAATACTGAAATTATGTTCAATAAACAAATGAAGAGGGATGACTTGTGATAATTacaatatattatatcaatgcccccattagaatttttttgaaatgttagCTAGAAAAGCATTGTAAACACTTCATATATGAAttgataaaatttgaattatttggaaagacattttatattaaaaatactaCTCAAAAGCCTATGTttatacttcaaaaaaaaaaaaaaaaaaaaaaaaaacctacagaAGACATTG from Corylus avellana chromosome ca1, CavTom2PMs-1.0 encodes the following:
- the LOC132178980 gene encoding F-box/LRR-repeat protein At4g14103-like isoform X2, translated to MSGEPSKFMETTCVIQKPQKKQKPNGNPKCLGNLPDEVLRHILSFLPTTDAVRTSVLSRRWEYLWASIPNLNFGRQPANRNLLMDFVERALCLLDSSVIKRLSLSCDVLGDASRINTWISTAVRWHNVQELNVHLEKIERFVPLPYCLFNCKTLTSLHLDMMYVLKLPTTIYFSSLKILSIQRVTFLNEYLTRKLFSGLPVLEELKLRNCSWGDLKFVSISAPKLHRLFIFENDTRNRDFGSPSDFCQVTIVGDSLKKFCYIGNLTGEYCLCKSFSLKEAYMKEAYIHTTWVSLSERREQIALRMIKLLIGLSNVEQLTLSSYTIEHMMYAAGQLPHLPMFNSLMI
- the LOC132178980 gene encoding F-box/LRR-repeat protein At4g14103-like isoform X3, with the translated sequence MSGEPSKFMETTCVIQKPQKKQKPNGNPKCLGNLPDEVLRHILSFLPTTDAVRTSVLSRRWEYLWASIPNLNFGRQPANRNLLMDFVERALCLLDSSVIKRLSLSCDVLGDASRINTWISTAVRWHNVQELNVHLEKIERFVPLPYCLFNCKTLTSLHLDMMYVLKLPTTIYFSSLKILSIQRVTFLNEYLTRKLFSGLPVLEELKLRNCSWGDLKFVSISAPKLHRLFIFENDTRNRDFGSPSDFCQVTIVGDSLKKFCYIGNLTGEYCLCKSFSLKEAYMKEAYIHTTWVSLSERREQIALRMIKLLIGLSNVEQLTLSSYTIE
- the LOC132178980 gene encoding F-box/LRR-repeat protein At4g14103-like isoform X1 — its product is MSGEPSKFMETTCVIQKPQKKQKPNGNPKCLGNLPDEVLRHILSFLPTTDAVRTSVLSRRWEYLWASIPNLNFGRQPANRNLLMDFVERALCLLDSSVIKRLSLSCDVLGDASRINTWISTAVRWHNVQELNVHLEKIERFVPLPYCLFNCKTLTSLHLDMMYVLKLPTTIYFSSLKILSIQRVTFLNEYLTRKLFSGLPVLEELKLRNCSWGDLKFVSISAPKLHRLFIFENDTRNRDFGSPSDFCQVTIVGDSLKKFCYIGNLTGEYCLCKSFSLKEAYMKEAYIHTTWVSLSERREQIALRMIKLLIGLSNVEQLTLSSYTIEGITEWFDWIWDPVPPCFLSHLKWIKVSYLKEENEEELSAVKFLLKNAVVLDEIIITITKYYEVNLEAQLKVAKQLLALPRGSQNCKIILE